In the genome of Paenibacillus sp. FSL R5-0766, one region contains:
- a CDS encoding aspartate aminotransferase family protein, with translation MQTLTNNRFIAGKGIKLIDDSGIEYLDGVSGTFNLSLGYNHPHVVSKIQEQVGNLTHMSSSFTEPYVNEVLDHLIEYAPNDINAGWMRDITGSTANECATKIAQKYTESTDIISLYLSHHGQTQFATGISGNAFRRKRFPNSAVANAVHVPAPYCYRCPFKSSNGDCAYQCVEAISDAIEYASSGSVACMIIEPILGNGGNIIPPAGYFKRLRKLCDEYNIILIADEVQTGIGRTGTMFASELFDIQPDMITLAKGLGGIGVPVAAVLMQSRLNVLEKHEHSFTSGSNLISVTAAKSTLEVVSEPGFLDAVKRKGEILGELLHELAMKYPSIGEARGVGLMWGLEIIGDGNEPDTLKTNAIVDRAFTDEHLILRSSRYGFGNVVKVRPSLTTTEDELVEIVERLDSVLASVN, from the coding sequence ATGCAAACTTTAACCAACAACCGCTTCATAGCCGGAAAAGGGATTAAGTTGATTGACGATTCAGGTATTGAATACCTGGACGGCGTGTCGGGAACATTCAATCTGTCACTGGGCTATAATCACCCACATGTAGTCAGCAAAATTCAGGAACAAGTCGGCAATCTGACGCATATGTCTTCCTCCTTCACTGAACCGTACGTAAATGAAGTACTTGATCACTTAATCGAATATGCTCCAAACGACATTAATGCCGGATGGATGCGGGATATCACGGGTTCAACTGCCAACGAATGTGCAACCAAAATTGCACAGAAGTATACCGAATCGACAGACATCATCAGCCTGTATCTATCCCATCATGGGCAGACCCAATTTGCCACCGGGATTTCAGGGAATGCCTTCCGGCGGAAACGCTTCCCCAATTCGGCTGTGGCTAACGCGGTCCATGTACCTGCCCCATACTGTTATCGTTGCCCATTCAAATCCTCAAATGGAGACTGCGCCTATCAATGCGTTGAAGCTATATCTGATGCGATAGAATATGCAAGTTCCGGCTCAGTCGCCTGCATGATCATCGAGCCCATTCTCGGGAATGGCGGCAATATCATTCCTCCTGCCGGATATTTCAAACGTCTGCGTAAACTGTGTGATGAGTACAATATTATTCTTATTGCCGACGAAGTGCAGACAGGAATCGGTCGTACCGGAACCATGTTTGCCAGCGAACTGTTTGATATCCAGCCTGACATGATTACCCTTGCGAAAGGTCTTGGCGGGATCGGCGTACCTGTTGCTGCGGTATTAATGCAATCCCGGCTGAACGTGCTCGAAAAGCACGAACACTCCTTCACCTCAGGAAGCAATCTGATCTCCGTAACCGCTGCCAAATCCACATTGGAAGTGGTATCCGAACCCGGCTTCCTGGATGCAGTGAAACGCAAAGGTGAAATTTTGGGTGAATTGCTGCATGAATTGGCTATGAAATACCCAAGTATCGGTGAAGCTCGTGGTGTCGGGTTAATGTGGGGGCTCGAGATTATAGGTGACGGTAATGAACCGGATACGCTCAAAACCAATGCCATTGTTGACCGCGCTTTTACAGATGAACATCTGATCTTGAGAAGTTCAAGATATGGTTTCGGCAACGTTGTTAAGGTCCGGCCTTCCCTTACCACAACCGAAGACGAACTGGTAGAGATTGTAGAGCGGCTGGATTCAGTGCTTGCCAGCGTTAATTAA
- a CDS encoding alcohol dehydrogenase catalytic domain-containing protein translates to MLALVYKSAWDVALEERPFPEITRDNQVLVRIRATGVCGTDLGIVSGKYHAVPSVILGHESAGEVIDVGSAVTTLQAGDRVVIDPTYYCGQCDMCRTGRQNHCTHKSVTETGVSADGTFTDYYVTEDRFLYKLKDHVSYEEATLTEPLSCMLTGINQIHLLPNFRTIILGAGPIGILYSYALASKGVTGCLVDISEERLAIAGSIAPDRWEVHSSFENAIESLSPENQQVDMIVDTTGVVGTQVLSQLASGGYLMLVGLRDGDTSFNPKEVVDRSLKIIGSIDSLGTFATAHYMIEQGIIPAKKIITHSFPLEDYEEAFRTLGCDIQGRTLQSSSHAIKVVLQSSGSSF, encoded by the coding sequence ATGCTTGCATTGGTATACAAATCGGCTTGGGATGTGGCGCTTGAGGAACGGCCTTTTCCGGAAATTACAAGAGATAATCAGGTATTGGTTCGTATTCGAGCAACCGGCGTATGTGGTACCGATCTCGGTATTGTCAGCGGCAAATATCATGCGGTTCCTTCTGTCATTCTCGGTCATGAGTCTGCCGGGGAAGTCATTGATGTTGGCTCTGCGGTAACGACATTACAAGCGGGCGACCGTGTTGTGATCGACCCTACCTACTATTGCGGACAATGTGACATGTGCAGAACAGGCAGACAAAATCATTGCACACACAAGTCTGTTACCGAGACAGGTGTGAGTGCTGACGGAACATTTACAGATTATTATGTGACCGAGGATCGTTTTTTGTACAAATTGAAGGACCATGTGAGCTATGAAGAAGCAACTTTGACGGAACCGCTCAGCTGTATGCTGACGGGGATTAATCAGATTCATCTACTGCCGAATTTCAGAACAATCATCCTAGGTGCAGGCCCGATTGGCATTCTGTACAGCTACGCGCTCGCCTCTAAAGGGGTTACCGGCTGTCTGGTCGACATCTCCGAAGAACGCTTAGCCATTGCCGGTTCCATTGCACCAGACCGTTGGGAGGTTCATTCATCCTTCGAAAATGCAATAGAGTCACTGTCACCCGAAAACCAACAGGTCGATATGATTGTTGATACAACGGGCGTAGTTGGTACACAAGTACTTTCCCAGCTCGCCAGTGGCGGTTATTTGATGCTGGTTGGTCTGAGAGATGGAGACACATCATTCAATCCCAAGGAAGTGGTTGACCGCAGTCTGAAAATTATTGGTTCCATCGATTCTCTGGGGACATTTGCTACCGCACATTATATGATTGAACAAGGGATTATTCCGGCAAAAAAAATCATCACCCACTCTTTCCCGTTGGAGGATTACGAAGAGGCATTCCGCACACTTGGCTGCGATATTCAAGGACGCACACTTCAATCCTCTTCACATGCCATTAAAGTTGTGCTGCAATCCAGCGGTTCCAGTTTCTAA
- a CDS encoding HAD family hydrolase — protein sequence MAANKESNGLGAPNDDIIQAVIFDMDGVLIDSEPIYFEIERSSFAHFGARVTDEEHHTYVGVTLESMWQQVLDKHQLTATLEEIFAYHQHNVMQTMLAHPNLTAMPSVERWLSWLHEQHIPIAVASSSPRALIDLIMDKTGLGRYFEVRMTGEEVASGKPAPDIFLTTAEMIGASPSNCLVIEDSRNGVQAAKSAGMRCIGYRNPGSGNQDLSKADLQISSYDELWTLKNTLPFEGRLPSLSKFR from the coding sequence ATGGCAGCAAACAAAGAATCTAACGGACTGGGAGCACCCAATGATGACATCATTCAAGCGGTCATTTTTGACATGGATGGTGTACTGATTGACAGCGAACCGATTTATTTCGAGATTGAGCGCAGCTCTTTTGCCCATTTTGGAGCAAGAGTGACTGATGAAGAACATCATACCTATGTTGGAGTTACGCTGGAATCCATGTGGCAGCAAGTACTGGACAAACATCAGCTGACAGCTACGCTGGAAGAAATATTTGCTTATCATCAGCATAATGTGATGCAAACGATGCTTGCCCATCCGAATCTGACGGCGATGCCTTCCGTGGAACGCTGGTTAAGTTGGCTGCATGAGCAACATATACCCATAGCAGTTGCTTCTTCCTCTCCACGTGCACTGATCGATCTGATCATGGACAAAACCGGACTTGGGCGATACTTTGAGGTACGGATGACCGGAGAGGAAGTCGCGAGTGGCAAGCCAGCACCGGATATTTTCCTGACCACTGCTGAGATGATCGGTGCGTCCCCTTCGAATTGTCTGGTGATCGAGGACTCGCGCAATGGTGTTCAGGCTGCCAAAAGTGCAGGCATGCGCTGCATCGGATACCGTAATCCGGGATCAGGCAATCAGGACTTGTCCAAAGCCGATCTTCAGATTTCCAGTTACGATGAGTTATGGACCTTGAAGAATACACTGCCCTTTGAAGGCAGATTGCCAAGTTTGTCAAAGTTTCGCTGA
- a CDS encoding YjfB family protein, which yields MDIAALSMAMSQASVVQSASLQVMSITKDMAQQQGQQMAEMLKSMPAPHPNLGRSLDLSV from the coding sequence ATGGATATTGCAGCATTATCAATGGCGATGAGCCAAGCTTCAGTAGTGCAATCAGCAAGTTTGCAAGTGATGTCGATTACAAAAGACATGGCACAACAGCAAGGCCAGCAGATGGCGGAAATGTTGAAGTCAATGCCTGCTCCTCACCCCAATCTGGGGAGAAGTCTCGATCTTTCGGTTTAG
- a CDS encoding Cof-type HAD-IIB family hydrolase has product MNETKRKIVFIDIDGTLVDDDGNIPLSAQKACKQARENGHLLYLCTGRSKAEIYDSIWDVGFDGLIGAGGGYVEFGKDVLYHKRVTAEDVRHMVDFFNENGIDFYLESNSALYASNNLQPHLESRIYGDVENDPVAREKKELKPHPFIAGLTYGEADLYKDDVNKVCFLESSVIPFERIKQEFEGKFEVIQCTVPIFGEGSGELMIPGIHKAIAIADLLEHLGMSQEDTFAIGDGMNDAEMLEFCNIGIAMGNAKPGLKAIADDITGTVEEDGLYHSFVKYGLIEG; this is encoded by the coding sequence ATGAACGAAACGAAGCGAAAGATTGTTTTTATTGATATTGATGGCACATTGGTTGACGATGATGGAAACATTCCGTTGTCAGCACAGAAGGCTTGTAAACAGGCGAGAGAGAACGGACATCTGCTCTATTTATGTACAGGCCGATCCAAAGCAGAAATTTATGATTCCATCTGGGATGTCGGATTCGATGGTCTGATTGGTGCAGGTGGGGGTTATGTGGAGTTTGGCAAGGACGTGTTATATCACAAAAGGGTAACAGCGGAAGATGTTCGACATATGGTCGATTTTTTCAATGAAAACGGCATTGACTTCTACCTTGAATCCAATTCGGCATTGTATGCGAGTAACAATCTTCAACCTCACCTGGAAAGCCGTATCTATGGCGATGTGGAGAATGACCCTGTAGCCAGAGAGAAGAAGGAGCTGAAACCGCACCCGTTTATTGCCGGATTAACGTATGGAGAGGCGGACCTGTACAAGGATGATGTGAACAAAGTATGTTTCTTGGAGAGCTCAGTCATCCCGTTTGAGCGGATCAAGCAAGAGTTTGAAGGAAAATTCGAAGTCATTCAGTGCACCGTGCCGATCTTTGGTGAAGGAAGTGGTGAGCTAATGATTCCTGGCATTCACAAAGCCATTGCGATCGCTGATCTTCTGGAGCATCTGGGCATGTCCCAAGAAGATACATTCGCCATCGGTGATGGCATGAATGATGCCGAGATGTTGGAATTTTGTAACATCGGAATTGCCATGGGTAATGCGAAGCCAGGTCTGAAAGCCATTGCAGATGATATTACTGGAACAGTCGAGGAAGATGGATTGTATCATAGTTTTGTGAAGTATGGATTGATTGAGGGGTAA
- a CDS encoding GNAT family N-acetyltransferase, which produces MTQLQGIPTVTPVQSHQIHDAIDFAMRVRREVFPMMDHTKLPVDFEQFREHYLDSDGSIFLVAMMGDAGIVGSIGILPYDGRIEAVDGRYEAQSAAEIVKCYVDPTYRRYGIGSMMLKELEKVVKDMHYTTLYLHTHRFLPGAVDFWKRQGFTVITEQDDDWQTVHMDKLACK; this is translated from the coding sequence TTGACACAACTTCAGGGTATACCGACAGTCACACCAGTTCAGTCACACCAGATTCATGATGCCATTGATTTTGCCATGCGTGTACGCAGAGAAGTGTTTCCGATGATGGATCATACGAAATTGCCTGTAGACTTCGAGCAGTTCAGAGAACATTATCTGGACTCCGATGGTTCGATCTTTCTTGTTGCAATGATGGGGGATGCGGGCATCGTCGGTTCTATTGGAATATTACCATATGATGGACGTATTGAAGCTGTGGATGGTCGATATGAAGCCCAGTCTGCTGCCGAAATAGTAAAATGTTATGTAGATCCCACGTATCGCAGATACGGCATTGGTTCGATGATGTTAAAGGAACTGGAGAAAGTGGTAAAGGATATGCACTATACGACACTGTATTTGCATACACATCGCTTCTTGCCAGGGGCCGTAGATTTCTGGAAACGCCAAGGGTTTACGGTTATTACTGAGCAGGATGATGACTGGCAAACCGTACATATGGACAAGTTGGCTTGTAAGTGA
- a CDS encoding S8 family peptidase, giving the protein MWLWLGVFGFILLAIIVFVYRYLDQRAESKFHPHAPKQLLVKFKEGTTDDEMHTLHKKGRCKVAETYEDLGWYRVESRKKMHRMLKHYKDHELIEHAEPNYLVEASFTPNDPFFPYQYNLSKINAPAAWDITQSNSSVKIAIIDTGVQLNHPELASKLLPGYDYVDYDNIPEDGNGHGTHVAGIAASVTNNGVGIAGAAPLASLVPLRVLDNNGQGTIGNVGNGLVFAANNGVQVVNLSLGGPMGNAFLQAAVQYAWDRGAVIIAAAGNDNTSFPIVPASYPNVIAIASTNPSDLKSNFSNYGSWVDMAAPGDTILSTYLGGSYAYLSGTSMAAPHVAGVAALLAAQGKTNAQIRDALCFASDPVSGSGIYWTYGRLNAYQSLQVP; this is encoded by the coding sequence ATGTGGTTATGGTTAGGTGTTTTTGGTTTCATTTTGCTAGCAATAATAGTGTTCGTGTATCGTTATCTGGACCAACGTGCCGAGAGCAAGTTTCACCCTCATGCTCCCAAGCAGCTCTTAGTCAAATTCAAGGAAGGTACAACAGATGATGAGATGCACACCCTTCACAAAAAAGGGAGATGTAAGGTCGCTGAGACCTATGAAGATTTAGGATGGTACCGTGTGGAATCCCGCAAAAAAATGCACCGGATGCTGAAACATTACAAAGATCATGAGCTTATTGAACATGCAGAGCCGAATTACCTCGTTGAGGCATCCTTCACTCCCAATGACCCTTTCTTTCCTTATCAGTATAACCTGTCCAAAATCAATGCACCCGCTGCATGGGATATTACTCAGAGTAACAGCTCTGTCAAAATCGCCATTATTGATACCGGTGTACAGTTGAACCATCCAGAATTGGCCTCCAAGCTCCTCCCCGGTTATGATTATGTTGATTATGATAACATTCCTGAGGACGGGAACGGCCATGGCACCCATGTAGCCGGGATCGCTGCCTCCGTTACCAACAATGGTGTGGGCATCGCAGGCGCTGCACCACTCGCATCCCTCGTTCCGCTCCGGGTACTGGATAACAACGGGCAAGGAACGATAGGTAATGTCGGTAACGGGCTTGTCTTTGCTGCCAATAACGGTGTACAGGTTGTTAACCTGAGCCTTGGTGGGCCGATGGGAAATGCTTTCCTTCAAGCTGCCGTACAGTATGCTTGGGATCGAGGAGCTGTGATTATTGCTGCAGCCGGTAACGACAACACTTCATTCCCAATCGTACCCGCATCGTATCCCAATGTGATTGCCATCGCTTCAACCAATCCCTCCGATCTCAAATCCAATTTCTCCAACTATGGTTCCTGGGTCGATATGGCTGCACCGGGTGATACCATTCTATCCACATACCTGGGAGGTTCCTATGCCTACCTTAGCGGGACGTCCATGGCTGCCCCTCATGTGGCTGGAGTGGCTGCACTTCTCGCTGCACAAGGGAAAACAAATGCCCAGATTCGGGATGCACTGTGTTTCGCTTCTGATCCGGTATCAGGCTCCGGGATCTACTGGACATATGGTCGACTGAATGCTTACCAGAGCTTGCAGGTGCCATAA
- a CDS encoding RidA family protein, with product MNIDKITRTNPENMPAPVGQYTHITRIPRNAELFVTSGQIGADRDGLFPESLNEQVTNTFNNIKTVLESERLDAEHIIKVNVWATEKIDWDFLYAEWGQLFSTDYPAMTIGYITALGLPEIKIEIELWAAKV from the coding sequence ATGAATATTGACAAAATTACTAGAACAAATCCAGAAAATATGCCAGCTCCTGTAGGTCAGTATACGCATATTACAAGAATCCCGAGAAATGCAGAGTTATTTGTGACTTCGGGTCAAATTGGAGCAGATCGTGATGGACTCTTTCCAGAGAGTCTGAATGAGCAAGTCACTAATACATTTAATAATATTAAAACAGTGCTCGAATCTGAGCGTTTAGATGCTGAACATATTATCAAAGTGAACGTCTGGGCAACCGAGAAAATCGATTGGGATTTCTTATACGCCGAGTGGGGACAATTATTTAGTACGGATTATCCTGCAATGACGATTGGATATATTACGGCGTTAGGTCTACCAGAGATTAAAATTGAAATAGAGCTTTGGGCAGCAAAAGTGTAA
- a CDS encoding 6-phospho-beta-glucosidase — MNEKFTAFPENFLWGGATAANQLEGAYLEGGKGLTTVDLIPIGANRWNIALGNLDSYEPKIGEFYPSHEAIDFYHRYKEDIALFAEMGFKCLRLSVAWARIFPNGDEAEPNEAGLQFYDDVFDELLKYNIEPVVTICHFDVPVHLVETYGGWKNRKMIGFFEKYATTLFNRYKNKVKYWMTFNEINMLLHLPYIGAGIVLQDGENKDQVLYQAAHHELVASALAVKACHEIIPDAQIGCMLAAGMVYPYSSNPDDVWKAMEKDRESFFFIDVQSKGAYPGYTKRFFRENDIWIDMQPEDAEILMQNTVDYIGFSYYASRCTSTDPEILKDSTEGNVFGSVKNPYLQASEWGWTIDPKGLRITLNQLHDRYGKPLFIVENGLGATDVLLDNDSVEDDYRIEYLNSHFAEMAEAIQDGVELIGYTSWGPIDLVSAGTGEMKKRYGYIYVDRNNDGTGTLRRVKKKSFHWYKDVIASNGAQYF, encoded by the coding sequence ATGAATGAAAAGTTTACAGCCTTCCCGGAGAATTTTCTCTGGGGAGGAGCAACCGCAGCGAATCAATTGGAAGGTGCTTATCTGGAAGGTGGCAAAGGTTTAACAACGGTAGATCTGATTCCGATTGGTGCCAATCGATGGAATATCGCTCTGGGTAATCTGGATTCGTATGAGCCCAAAATAGGGGAATTCTATCCTTCACATGAAGCCATTGACTTCTATCATCGATATAAGGAAGATATTGCGTTATTTGCAGAAATGGGATTTAAGTGCCTCAGGCTTTCCGTAGCCTGGGCACGGATTTTCCCTAATGGTGATGAAGCGGAGCCAAACGAAGCAGGCTTGCAATTTTATGATGATGTCTTTGATGAGTTATTAAAATACAACATTGAACCTGTCGTGACGATCTGCCATTTCGATGTACCTGTACATCTGGTCGAGACTTACGGCGGCTGGAAGAATCGTAAGATGATTGGTTTCTTTGAGAAATATGCGACGACTTTATTCAATCGATACAAGAATAAAGTGAAATACTGGATGACGTTTAACGAGATCAACATGTTGCTGCATCTTCCGTATATTGGAGCGGGTATAGTTCTACAGGATGGTGAAAACAAAGATCAGGTTCTGTATCAGGCAGCACATCATGAATTGGTAGCGAGTGCACTTGCTGTTAAGGCTTGTCATGAGATCATTCCGGATGCACAGATTGGGTGTATGTTAGCCGCTGGAATGGTGTATCCATACAGCTCTAATCCGGATGATGTATGGAAAGCCATGGAGAAAGATCGCGAATCATTCTTCTTCATCGACGTTCAGTCGAAGGGAGCATATCCGGGTTATACAAAAAGATTTTTCAGAGAAAATGACATTTGGATTGACATGCAACCCGAAGACGCAGAGATCTTGATGCAGAACACGGTCGATTATATCGGTTTTAGCTATTACGCAAGCCGATGCACCAGTACAGACCCTGAGATTTTGAAAGATTCGACAGAAGGCAATGTATTTGGTTCGGTGAAGAACCCTTATCTGCAAGCTTCCGAGTGGGGGTGGACCATTGATCCTAAGGGGCTTCGGATTACGCTTAATCAACTGCATGACCGCTATGGCAAACCTTTGTTTATCGTAGAAAATGGACTTGGAGCAACCGATGTGTTGTTAGACAATGACTCCGTAGAAGATGACTATCGCATCGAATATTTGAATAGTCATTTTGCCGAGATGGCTGAAGCGATTCAAGACGGTGTAGAGCTCATAGGTTACACAAGCTGGGGACCGATTGACCTCGTCAGTGCGGGTACCGGAGAGATGAAGAAACGTTATGGCTATATCTATGTAGATAGAAATAATGATGGTACGGGCACACTTCGCAGAGTGAAAAAGAAGAGTTTTCACTGGTATAAAGATGTCATTGCGAGTAATGGCGCCCAATATTTCTGA
- a CDS encoding beta-glucoside-specific PTS transporter subunit IIABC, with the protein MSNYDQLAKDILSRVGGRENVNSVFHCVTRLRFKLKDESVAKTEELKNLPGVITVMQSGGQYQVVIGNEVPDVYKAVVKVGNFPSEGQVEEETDNSGKKVGLFSRFIDMISGVFTPLLGLLAATGMIKGFTAMFLSFGWITDTSGTYQLLNATGDCLFYFFPIFLGYTAIKKFGGSPFLGMAIGASLVYPTLSGLTAGDPLYTLFAGTLIESPIHITFLGIPVILMSYSTSVIPIIIATFFAVKIERFFKNIIPKVVSTFLVPFFTLLVIVPATFILIGPVSTWAGQLIGAGATGIYDLSPVVTGLIIGGLWQVFVLFGLHWGLVPVMLLNLSTSGADPVIAMSFAASFAQIGAVLAVILKTKNTKLKSLGIPAFISGIFGVTEPAIYGLTLPLKKPFIMSCIAGGIGGGILGLAGSKLYIFGGLGVFGFPSFINKATGVDSGFYMALVACGIAFILGFILTYVVGFKDKVEATPAPAPVLDPNPNSRYEIVSPMAGEVVALNEINDVTFAGEHMGKGIAIRPTSGRVVSPITGVVQTVYRTKHAIGLVSDDGVEMLIHIGQDTVKLKGQHFTTHVKDGDRVNAGDLIVEFDLQAIKDAGYETVTPIIVTNTSNYLDVVGTKDASVHEKDKLITVLS; encoded by the coding sequence ATGAGCAACTACGATCAATTAGCTAAGGACATTCTGTCACGTGTAGGTGGTCGCGAGAACGTAAACAGTGTATTCCATTGCGTAACAAGACTGCGGTTTAAACTGAAAGATGAAAGCGTAGCCAAAACGGAAGAACTTAAAAATCTGCCAGGTGTTATTACCGTCATGCAAAGTGGTGGACAATATCAAGTTGTTATCGGCAACGAAGTGCCGGATGTATATAAAGCAGTGGTTAAGGTAGGGAATTTCCCAAGTGAAGGACAAGTTGAAGAGGAAACGGATAACTCAGGCAAAAAAGTAGGGTTGTTCAGCCGATTTATCGATATGATCTCCGGTGTGTTCACTCCGTTACTAGGTTTGCTGGCTGCAACAGGTATGATCAAAGGTTTCACGGCCATGTTTTTATCCTTTGGATGGATTACAGACACTTCCGGAACGTACCAACTGTTGAATGCAACGGGTGATTGTCTGTTCTACTTCTTCCCGATCTTCCTGGGTTACACGGCAATCAAGAAATTTGGCGGTTCACCGTTCCTGGGTATGGCGATAGGTGCTTCATTAGTTTATCCTACGCTGTCCGGCCTGACTGCCGGAGATCCATTGTACACCCTGTTTGCGGGTACGTTAATTGAATCACCGATTCACATTACGTTCCTGGGTATTCCAGTTATTCTGATGAGTTATTCAACATCGGTTATTCCAATCATTATTGCTACATTCTTCGCTGTTAAAATTGAAAGATTCTTTAAAAATATTATTCCTAAAGTTGTTAGCACGTTCCTTGTTCCATTCTTTACTTTGCTCGTTATCGTTCCGGCAACATTCATTCTGATTGGTCCAGTATCCACTTGGGCAGGACAGTTGATTGGTGCAGGAGCAACAGGCATCTACGATTTAAGTCCGGTTGTTACAGGTTTGATTATCGGTGGTTTGTGGCAAGTGTTTGTACTGTTTGGGCTCCACTGGGGACTCGTGCCAGTCATGCTTCTTAACTTGAGTACTTCTGGGGCTGATCCAGTAATTGCGATGTCTTTCGCTGCATCCTTTGCCCAAATCGGTGCTGTACTTGCGGTTATACTGAAAACCAAAAATACGAAATTGAAATCTTTAGGTATTCCGGCCTTCATCTCTGGGATCTTCGGTGTAACCGAGCCAGCAATTTACGGTCTAACACTTCCACTGAAAAAACCGTTTATCATGAGCTGTATTGCAGGTGGTATCGGTGGTGGTATCTTGGGATTGGCCGGTTCAAAATTATACATCTTTGGTGGACTGGGTGTGTTCGGTTTCCCAAGCTTCATTAATAAGGCAACAGGCGTTGATTCCGGATTCTATATGGCTCTGGTTGCATGTGGTATCGCGTTCATACTTGGTTTTATTCTGACATACGTGGTTGGATTCAAAGACAAAGTGGAAGCTACACCAGCTCCAGCACCAGTACTTGATCCAAATCCGAACAGCAGATACGAAATTGTCAGCCCAATGGCTGGTGAAGTTGTTGCACTGAACGAAATTAATGACGTAACGTTTGCAGGTGAGCACATGGGTAAAGGGATTGCAATTCGTCCAACCAGTGGTAGAGTGGTATCTCCAATCACAGGTGTTGTTCAAACCGTATATCGTACCAAACACGCCATTGGTCTTGTAAGCGATGATGGTGTAGAGATGCTGATCCATATTGGACAGGATACGGTCAAGCTGAAAGGTCAACATTTTACAACCCATGTGAAAGATGGAGACCGTGTTAACGCAGGTGACCTGATTGTTGAGTTTGATCTGCAAGCCATTAAGGATGCAGGGTATGAGACGGTTACACCGATCATTGTTACTAATACTTCAAATTATCTGGACGTTGTAGGAACGAAAGATGCATCCGTTCATGAGAAAGATAAATTGATCACGGTATTAAGCTAA